One genomic segment of Candidatus Zixiibacteriota bacterium includes these proteins:
- the recO gene encoding DNA repair protein RecO, whose product MPLEKSEAIILKSFNWSESSRMVVFFSEQFGKLKLTDRGGRSMKSKRGRLTPFARLDLTFYLSEKQSGGYISDSEMVELFSLERDGTLGRLAYASAACELLYLLVPEREDQPGLYRYVVSYLRLTDTVDKHSLPSLFICFFLRLLSQLGYHPSLAYCVASGAPAEEFVPEGADVAFSAERGGIVSPPCQRPGEYYIRLSYAGFHHLKALQTASLAEAAAHRVTFAEAAVILEALAKFVRYQADLPANLKSLEFLDKLKKTHVTDK is encoded by the coding sequence ATGCCGCTGGAGAAATCCGAGGCGATTATCCTCAAGTCGTTCAACTGGTCCGAATCGTCGCGGATGGTTGTCTTCTTCTCCGAGCAGTTCGGTAAACTCAAACTGACCGACCGCGGCGGCCGCTCCATGAAATCAAAACGCGGACGCCTCACCCCGTTCGCCCGCCTCGATCTCACCTTCTACCTCTCGGAGAAACAATCCGGCGGCTATATCTCGGATTCCGAGATGGTTGAACTGTTTTCCCTTGAACGCGACGGCACGCTCGGGCGGCTGGCCTACGCCTCCGCCGCGTGCGAACTGCTGTACCTGCTTGTGCCCGAACGCGAGGACCAGCCCGGACTCTACCGGTATGTCGTTTCCTACCTCCGGCTGACCGATACGGTGGACAAGCACTCCCTGCCGTCGCTGTTTATCTGCTTTTTTCTGCGCCTGCTTTCCCAGCTCGGGTACCACCCCTCGCTCGCGTATTGTGTCGCCTCGGGGGCGCCGGCAGAGGAATTCGTGCCGGAGGGCGCCGACGTGGCCTTTTCGGCCGAGCGGGGAGGGATTGTATCCCCTCCTTGCCAACGGCCCGGCGAGTATTATATTAGGCTCTCTTATGCCGGCTTCCACCACCTGAAGGCTCTGCAGACGGCGTCGCTGGCCGAAGCCGCCGCGCACCGCGTGACGTTCGCCGAGGCGGCGGTTATACTGGAGGCGCTGGCAAAATTCGTGCGGTACCAGGCTGACCTGCCGGCAAACCTCAAGTCGCTGGAATTCCTGGACAAGTTGAAAAAGACCCATGTAACGGACAAATGA
- a CDS encoding Fe-Mn family superoxide dismutase, with the protein MVHQLPDLPFAPDSLAPHISQETIDFHYGKHHQAYVTKLNELIRGTEFEDAPLEDIIKKSTGGVFNNAAQVWNHTFYWHCINGKGGEPSGKLASAIDAEFRSVGDFKEKFTARAVGTFGSGWAWLVRNEIGALEIVSTSNAGNPMTEGKKPLLTCDVWEHAYYIDYRNDRPKYLEAYWNLINWEFVATNF; encoded by the coding sequence ATGGTACACCAATTACCGGACCTGCCGTTCGCGCCCGATTCACTGGCGCCGCACATTTCGCAGGAAACCATCGATTTTCACTACGGCAAGCATCACCAGGCTTACGTCACCAAGCTCAACGAATTGATCCGCGGGACGGAGTTCGAAGATGCTCCGCTGGAGGATATCATCAAAAAGTCGACCGGCGGAGTTTTCAACAACGCCGCGCAGGTCTGGAACCACACGTTTTACTGGCACTGCATCAACGGAAAAGGCGGCGAACCCTCCGGCAAACTGGCCTCCGCGATCGACGCCGAGTTTCGCAGCGTCGGCGATTTCAAAGAGAAATTCACCGCACGGGCCGTCGGGACCTTCGGCTCCGGCTGGGCCTGGCTCGTCCGTAACGAGATCGGCGCCCTCGAAATCGTCAGCACGTCCAACGCCGGTAATCCCATGACCGAAGGCAAAAAGCCGCTGCTGACCTGCGACGTCTGGGAACACGCCTACTATATCGATTACCGCAACGACCGGCCGAAATACCTCGAGGCCTACTGGAATCTGATCAACTGGGAATTCGTCGCGACAAACTTCTGA
- a CDS encoding GDP-mannose 4,6-dehydratase: MKGRSAFITGIAGFAGSYLAEELLGNGWRVAGAVYKNEPLTNLSAIRKQVTLYRLDILNADRCREVIGKVEPEYVFHLAALASVGQSFSKERATYRINFEGTLNLLQAAREHGGVKRLLFVSSSDCYGPVRPRNKTLTEKQPFNPVSPYGISKVGAEHLVQYYHRQYGLPVIIARAFNHSGPRQAESFVIPAFARQIALIEAARQEPVIKVGDLSARRDIADVRDIVRGYRLLAEKGRPGEAYHLCSGRAVSVKRILELLLKKATKSISVEVDPARLRKTEIPVMRGSYDKARKQVGFEPRYRLEQTLQDTLEFWRASV; this comes from the coding sequence ATGAAGGGACGCTCGGCCTTTATCACCGGAATCGCCGGTTTTGCCGGGTCGTATCTGGCCGAAGAACTGCTCGGTAACGGCTGGAGGGTCGCCGGCGCTGTCTACAAAAACGAACCGCTTACCAATCTTTCGGCTATCCGAAAGCAGGTCACACTTTACCGGCTTGACATCCTCAATGCCGACCGCTGCCGAGAAGTGATAGGCAAGGTTGAACCGGAGTATGTGTTCCACCTTGCGGCGCTTGCGTCGGTGGGACAGTCGTTTTCGAAGGAGCGGGCGACCTACCGGATCAATTTTGAGGGTACGCTGAACCTCCTGCAGGCGGCGCGGGAACACGGAGGCGTCAAGCGGTTGTTATTTGTCAGTTCGTCGGACTGCTACGGTCCGGTTCGGCCGCGCAACAAGACGCTGACCGAAAAGCAGCCCTTTAACCCGGTATCGCCGTATGGTATTTCGAAAGTGGGCGCCGAGCACCTGGTGCAGTACTATCATCGCCAGTACGGATTGCCGGTGATAATCGCCCGGGCGTTCAACCACAGCGGTCCGCGACAGGCGGAAAGCTTTGTGATTCCCGCATTTGCCCGCCAGATTGCGCTTATCGAAGCCGCGCGGCAGGAGCCGGTGATCAAGGTTGGCGATCTATCGGCGCGGCGCGACATTGCCGACGTGCGGGACATAGTCCGGGGATACCGGTTGCTGGCCGAAAAGGGGCGGCCGGGCGAGGCTTACCACCTGTGCTCGGGGCGGGCGGTTTCGGTGAAGAGGATTTTGGAGCTTCTGCTGAAGAAGGCGACTAAAAGTATCTCTGTCGAGGTCGACCCGGCCCGACTTCGCAAGACCGAAATACCGGTCATGCGGGGCAGTTACGACAAAGCCCGTAAACAGGTTGGCTTCGAACCCCGATACAGACTAGAACAAACACTACAAGATACCCTTGAATTCTGGAGAGCCAGCGTGTAA
- a CDS encoding class I SAM-dependent methyltransferase, with translation MNADEQWFDSDEFWEALAPALFTPVRWEAVPNDINGIESLTGLTRGAVVLDLCCGPGRHTLELARRGYRVTGVDRTKSYLQKVSEKARSESLDIELVQSDMRSFRRDNSFDLVLSFYTSFGYFEDPEDDSVVLRNMHASLKDGGCMVIETLGKERLAKVFMERNWQRLDDGSLLLEERTVTRDWSWIENTWILIKGGRMREFKVNHRLFSAAELKRLMQDCGFSRTACYGSPDGAAYNQNSIRMVVIGWK, from the coding sequence ATGAATGCAGACGAGCAGTGGTTCGACAGTGACGAATTCTGGGAAGCGCTGGCGCCGGCCCTGTTTACGCCGGTACGCTGGGAGGCGGTCCCGAATGATATCAACGGCATCGAGTCGCTCACCGGGCTTACGCGTGGCGCCGTGGTGCTTGATCTTTGTTGCGGACCGGGGCGTCACACGCTGGAGCTGGCGCGTCGCGGGTACAGGGTAACCGGAGTCGACCGGACCAAATCGTACCTGCAGAAGGTCAGCGAGAAGGCTCGGTCTGAGAGTCTCGATATCGAGCTCGTGCAGAGCGACATGCGGTCATTTCGCCGCGATAACTCCTTTGACCTGGTCCTGAGTTTCTATACGTCGTTCGGGTATTTCGAAGATCCCGAGGATGACAGCGTGGTGCTGCGCAATATGCACGCATCGCTCAAGGACGGCGGATGCATGGTAATCGAGACTCTGGGCAAGGAGCGGTTGGCGAAGGTGTTCATGGAGCGGAACTGGCAGCGGCTTGACGACGGGAGCCTGCTGCTCGAAGAGCGGACGGTGACCCGCGACTGGAGCTGGATCGAAAACACGTGGATCCTCATCAAGGGCGGCAGGATGCGCGAATTTAAAGTGAATCACCGGTTGTTTTCGGCGGCGGAGTTGAAGCGGCTGATGCAGGATTGCGGGTTTTCGCGGACGGCGTGTTATGGGTCGCCCGATGGCGCGGCGTACAATCAGAACTCTATCCGGATGGTGGTGATCGGCTGGAAATGA
- a CDS encoding glycine--tRNA ligase, translated as MANQKNDELMDKLVSLCKRRGFIFPSSEIYGGLTSCWDYGPLGAELKRNIKNFWWDTMTNRRDDIEGLDASILMHPKVWETSGHVSGFNDPMVDCKTCKARFRADKLAESRCPMKPSKSPLECGGELTEPRQFNLMFRTHMGPVEDSSSIIYLRPETAQGVYVNFLNVKNSSRQKIPFGIAQIGKAFRNEITPGNFIFRTREFEQMEMQFFVHPDDDETWFETWRAERWKYYRDLGITESKLRWHEHGPGELAHYAKKAFDIEYEFPFGWQELEGIHNRTDFDLSRHMEASKKDLRYFDERYTEKFVPYVIETAAGVDRQLLMVLCDAYDEVEVKGETRVFLRISPRIAPIKVAVFPLVKKEGMPEYAQKVYQELKRTFKVFYDESGAVGRRYARMDEAGCPFCVTVDGQTLDDDTMTLRDRDSMDQVRMKTAEVIDFLEKKISG; from the coding sequence ATGGCGAATCAGAAAAACGACGAATTGATGGACAAGCTGGTCTCGCTGTGCAAGCGGCGCGGCTTCATCTTCCCCTCCTCCGAAATCTACGGCGGCCTCACGTCATGCTGGGACTACGGCCCGCTCGGCGCTGAACTCAAGCGCAATATCAAAAACTTCTGGTGGGATACGATGACCAACCGCCGTGACGATATCGAGGGCCTCGACGCCTCGATCCTCATGCACCCCAAAGTCTGGGAAACCTCCGGACATGTCTCCGGCTTCAACGACCCAATGGTCGACTGCAAAACCTGCAAGGCCCGGTTCCGCGCCGACAAGCTGGCCGAGAGCCGCTGTCCCATGAAACCCTCGAAATCGCCGCTCGAATGCGGCGGCGAGCTGACCGAACCCCGCCAGTTTAACCTCATGTTTCGCACCCACATGGGTCCGGTCGAAGACAGTTCGTCCATCATCTACCTCCGCCCGGAAACCGCCCAGGGCGTCTACGTCAACTTCCTCAATGTCAAAAACTCGTCACGCCAGAAAATACCGTTCGGAATCGCACAAATCGGCAAAGCCTTCCGCAACGAGATTACGCCCGGCAATTTCATCTTCCGCACCCGTGAGTTTGAACAGATGGAAATGCAGTTTTTCGTCCATCCCGACGACGACGAAACGTGGTTCGAAACCTGGCGTGCGGAACGCTGGAAATACTACCGGGACCTCGGCATCACCGAAAGCAAGCTGCGCTGGCATGAACACGGACCCGGCGAACTGGCCCACTATGCCAAAAAAGCCTTCGATATCGAGTACGAATTCCCCTTCGGCTGGCAGGAACTCGAGGGCATCCACAACCGCACCGACTTCGACCTCAGCCGCCACATGGAGGCCTCCAAAAAAGACCTGCGCTATTTCGATGAGCGCTACACCGAAAAATTCGTGCCGTACGTCATCGAAACCGCCGCCGGCGTCGACCGCCAGCTGCTGATGGTGCTGTGCGACGCGTACGACGAAGTCGAGGTCAAAGGGGAGACCCGCGTCTTTTTGCGCATCTCACCGCGCATCGCACCCATCAAAGTCGCCGTCTTTCCGCTCGTCAAAAAAGAAGGAATGCCGGAGTACGCGCAGAAGGTCTATCAGGAACTAAAACGCACGTTCAAGGTCTTCTACGATGAATCCGGGGCGGTCGGTCGACGGTACGCCCGCATGGACGAGGCCGGCTGCCCGTTCTGCGTCACCGTTGACGGCCAGACGCTCGATGACGATACCATGACACTCAGGGATCGTGATTCGATGGATCAGGTGCGGATGAAAACCGCCGAGGTGATCGATTTCCTTGAGAAAAAAATAAGCGGCTGA
- the gmd gene encoding GDP-mannose 4,6-dehydratase yields MRALITGITGQDGSYLAELLLEKGYDVVGMVRRASTESFERINHIKDRLTLVQADLLDQLSIVNLIEEHRPDEVYNLAAQSFVPTSWLQPVLTGEFDALGVTKMLEAVRLVDKKVRFYQASSSEMFGKVREVPQSERTPFYPRSPYGVAKVYGHWITVNYRESYNMHASSGILFNHESPRRGLEFVTRKISYYVAMIKHGYTDKLPLGNLDAKRDWGFAGDYVRAMWLMLQQDTPDDYVISTGQTHSVEEFCRLAFERVGLDYKKHVIIDRRFVRPAEVDLLLGDSSHAKKKLGWEPSVSFEQLVHMMVDSDVALLKDNPPRL; encoded by the coding sequence ATGCGTGCATTGATCACCGGAATTACGGGCCAGGACGGCTCCTACCTCGCCGAGTTGTTGCTTGAAAAAGGCTACGACGTCGTCGGCATGGTTCGCCGGGCCTCGACCGAGTCGTTTGAACGAATCAATCATATCAAAGACCGCCTGACGCTCGTGCAGGCCGATCTGCTCGACCAGCTTTCGATCGTCAACCTGATCGAAGAGCATCGGCCGGACGAGGTCTACAATCTCGCCGCGCAGTCGTTTGTCCCGACCAGCTGGCTGCAGCCGGTACTGACGGGTGAATTCGATGCCCTCGGGGTGACGAAGATGCTCGAGGCGGTTCGGCTGGTCGACAAGAAGGTTCGGTTTTACCAGGCCAGTTCATCGGAGATGTTCGGGAAAGTTCGCGAGGTGCCGCAGTCGGAACGGACGCCGTTTTATCCGCGCTCGCCGTACGGGGTGGCCAAGGTCTACGGTCACTGGATCACGGTGAACTACCGCGAGAGCTACAACATGCACGCGTCATCGGGGATTCTTTTCAACCACGAATCGCCTCGGCGGGGTCTGGAATTCGTCACGCGCAAGATCAGCTACTATGTCGCCATGATCAAGCACGGCTACACGGACAAGCTGCCGCTGGGCAATCTCGATGCGAAACGCGACTGGGGATTCGCGGGCGACTATGTCCGCGCCATGTGGCTGATGCTTCAGCAGGACACACCGGACGATTACGTGATATCGACGGGACAGACGCATTCAGTGGAGGAATTCTGCCGCCTCGCGTTTGAACGGGTGGGTCTCGACTACAAAAAGCATGTGATTATCGACCGGCGCTTCGTACGCCCAGCCGAGGTGGATTTGCTGCTCGGAGACAGCTCACACGCGAAAAAGAAGCTCGGCTGGGAGCCATCGGTGTCGTTCGAGCAGCTGGTACACATGATGGTGGACTCCGATGTTGCGCTGCTGAAGGACAATCCGCCGCGGCTATGA
- the selD gene encoding selenide, water dikinase SelD — MLDKRRDITVKLTAEVACAGUASKLAPKFLADALKSLSQSTHPDLLVGFNTADDAGVFRISETQALVQTVDFFPPIVDDPYAFGQIAAANALSDVYAMGGRPITALNIVGFPKGKLEPWVLTEILRGGADKVAESGAVVVGGHSINDQELKYGVSVTGLIDPNRVFTNAGARAGDVLFLTKRLGTGLITTGIKRNLVGEDLAQAAINEMAKLNRVGSELMVSHGAHAATDVTGYGLMGHSLEMAEASGVTLRLFGASLPQLPSVLELAAAGMIPGGANANREFLNGKYRVEGEIDPNVIHLVFDPQTSGGLLIAVPEAVAGKFSAALRDSDLPAEAIGRVESRSEVSIVLT, encoded by the coding sequence ATGCTCGACAAGCGAAGAGACATCACGGTCAAACTCACCGCCGAAGTTGCCTGTGCGGGTTGAGCGTCAAAACTGGCGCCAAAGTTTTTGGCGGACGCACTGAAGAGCCTGTCGCAGTCAACCCACCCCGATTTGCTGGTCGGTTTTAATACGGCCGATGACGCAGGGGTATTTCGAATCAGCGAGACGCAGGCGCTGGTCCAGACGGTCGACTTCTTCCCCCCGATTGTCGACGACCCGTATGCGTTTGGTCAGATTGCGGCGGCGAACGCCCTGTCGGACGTGTATGCGATGGGCGGCAGGCCGATTACCGCCCTGAATATCGTGGGCTTTCCGAAAGGGAAGCTCGAGCCGTGGGTGCTGACGGAGATTCTTCGCGGCGGCGCGGACAAGGTGGCCGAATCGGGGGCGGTGGTGGTGGGCGGTCATTCGATCAACGACCAGGAGTTAAAATACGGGGTATCGGTGACCGGGCTGATCGATCCGAACAGGGTCTTCACCAACGCCGGGGCGCGTGCGGGGGACGTTCTGTTTTTGACCAAGCGTCTCGGAACGGGGCTTATCACCACCGGGATCAAGCGGAATCTGGTGGGTGAGGACCTGGCGCAGGCGGCGATCAACGAAATGGCAAAGTTGAACCGGGTCGGCTCGGAACTGATGGTGTCGCACGGGGCTCACGCGGCGACAGATGTCACAGGGTACGGACTGATGGGTCATTCGCTGGAAATGGCTGAAGCGTCCGGGGTGACCCTGCGGTTGTTTGGCGCGAGCCTGCCACAGTTACCCTCGGTGCTGGAGCTGGCGGCGGCGGGGATGATCCCGGGCGGGGCCAACGCCAATCGGGAATTCCTGAACGGGAAGTACCGGGTGGAAGGCGAGATCGATCCAAATGTGATTCATCTCGTGTTTGATCCGCAGACATCGGGGGGGTTACTGATCGCCGTTCCGGAGGCGGTTGCGGGGAAATTCAGTGCAGCTCTTCGCGACTCTGACCTCCCGGCCGAGGCTATCGGCCGAGTGGAGAGCCGTTCCGAGGTCTCGATAGTCCTGACGTAG
- a CDS encoding septum formation initiator family protein — protein MTRRKKTKPTLLAPAGAFIKKISGTDARTRKKYVRWGLYFAALLFVYSGMVGTYSFPRIVRLELEKRSLIEANRKELVNLIDAERVRNLLRDDPRYIESIARTRYHMVFPGETIYRFRSR, from the coding sequence ATGACCCGTCGCAAAAAAACCAAACCCACCCTGCTCGCGCCCGCCGGCGCCTTCATCAAAAAAATCTCCGGGACCGATGCCCGCACCCGAAAGAAATACGTCCGGTGGGGGCTCTATTTCGCCGCCCTGCTCTTTGTCTATTCCGGGATGGTCGGTACCTATTCCTTCCCGCGGATTGTCCGGCTCGAACTGGAAAAACGCTCCCTGATTGAAGCCAACCGTAAGGAGTTGGTCAACTTGATCGACGCCGAGCGGGTCCGCAACCTGCTCCGCGATGATCCCCGCTATATCGAATCGATCGCGCGCACCCGGTACCACATGGTCTTTCCGGGAGAAACGATTTACCGCTTCCGAAGCCGGTAG